tttaagatcaGATACGATTATGAATCTGAGTCTTGCAACTAAAAAAATGGAACGAAAATAGGCTAGTGAGATGTTGGCTTTAGCTACAGAGCTGATTACTTTATTATGCACTGTATTTGGCCTGTTATGTTTTTGTTTGGTAATGTCTTTTGAATATCAGGGATGAATCTGCCTCAGCAACATACTACTTCAGAGAAAACACTGAGCCAGGAACAAAAAGACGTACATCATGTGACGTATCCAAGCCTGTTTCTGATCATCTGGAAGAGGAATGGATGTACTACAGGTCACTGAAACCAGGCGAGAATGAGTTTCCTCTAAGAAACAAGCAAGTGAGAAAATCTCCTTACTcattaacctagtttccatccacttttcgcgctattttgttattgacaaagtgaaaatgcgtaaaactaATTTTGCGaaatcttctgcctgtttccattcaaatggccttttatcgataaaaatggtgtgcgtgatgtcatgcctaaaaaaaaaaaacactttgtcacataagtaatctgcccttaagccatttccatacagaaatgtgtgtttatcgctaattcgcctcccagatgtccctaattttttcctcCGTTTTGgagtaaaatggggagagtattgagacaattcattgaaattagccagcttactgtcattttattttcacaaataaaagcaatcagaagaggaggaattgcaatcaaaagggagcagttgtccttctgataggactgtaatattggtccagATGTTGTGCCTTTCAtaggttccgacccgaaagcgaatcgtcatggccctgttcaagctggcaacctgcaccaagtagcgggggaaactttcagtcttagtataaggaccatacatcgatgtgtatatgctgtgtgcacaactattaaagaaaaaatgatgcggtgtaatatcagggtttacatatatgatacattcctgatattcagtaggctattttgaacaatcatctaaagcatcgccatcacaactgcattatgccccgcatatttgtccagcaacttttaacgaccaactgaacttatagtcatctcaaattaattttagcgtcataatgcaattgacATTTTCAGAAGAACCTCAGCAAacgcgatccgaggtaaagagggttagatttaaaatatttaaacgttttaaaatattcaaatgctcattttctgaaagtgaactccgcattggacaaatagttctgatagtttattgtcttgaaaaaaagtgtagaacattctgagaatgtcattcagccgacttttttgtctacagaaaagggtaaagctaatttaagtttgtgtaaagaaaaggcctatataggtctaaaaatagaTAAAATCGTTtgggagcttttttttttttttttaatttaatgcttttttcgtttggtagtTTATTTCATACTGGGAGTTTTGctgacatttttttcaaaagtaagctaaacaatcatttaatagaattgggctatatgttagtgttccaaaaaagcacaatgAAGCTTTTCTCAGAgtattgtgtatttgtttaattttaaacatctttgtgcacagaaatatgttttttgtattgtgggctaattccgtgacgccatctattattttgatggtgtgtaaaagcaactttaataaataaacggatggctaccgtgattaaattaatcgcaaagagtggtcattcatttgttctccgtgcacttgtcgatgtgcatgatacgagatatttgtgttggcacacTTGGAATTGtgatgtttgcagcatcagatctatataccgttaagatcaatccataatcacgtacaataaattagcTTTGAAGGATGTATaatgtcgtcatgattaacacaggctaacgattggggtaaactctgtcatgtgacactacatttttgcgttaatgccaattttctcgacaaaaagtgtttccaaaccagtttttcgtgacatttgaagtatcaacatagagtttatgtgctggagttaaatggaaaaatattatgttgaaagCTTAATTTTGATGTGCTAACTTTTTCCGCAAaacatccttggatggaaacttaGTAATTGGGCCATTACAGAGCAACTGTATTATGTTTGGTTCTTTGTACCTCTGTGAAGCACAAATAATTTCTGGTGTCGTAAGAAGAGGTAGGCatactgtttttgtttattgTCTGTGTTGTAATCTTTCTATACTAGTGCACGATTGCAGGAACTATCTGTAGAAGATCTGTGTATCATGAAGTGAATTGTTTTTCCTTTTAATGTTTCAGGTAAAGCAAAGAGCTGATGAATGCATCAGAGCCTTGGATATTCTCTTTGACATCAATTCAGGAAAGTCTGTGGAAAATGTCTTACAGTGTGACTTTGATTTGTCAACGATGgaggtgaatattacattttaatatattttctattcctttaactactgagataaaaaaaattgaactgcTCAGTCACATTCTctaattgtttatttgttatagTATTGTAATGAAAGCAAACTGGAGAGCTGGCGATAATAAGACTTTCTGAATTTCAGAATTCAATGGATTTGTGTAGGATAGCGGTTATGGGACATTCCTTTGGAGGCGCAACAGTGATTGAATGTTTGTGCAAGGAGGTCAAATTCAAGTATGTTTTATGAAATAATAGAGGCAATAATTAACCATAGTGTCAATACAGTGTTAGCAGTTCAGCTGACTAGCATCTCCCATACAAAAcatcttacatttacattaagcAGATggttttatacaaagtgacttacaaatgaagaACATAACATCTTGTGGGTAACAGCCATGTTTATCAGGCAGTTTCAGAAACGGTTTCCAGTCAGCGTGATAGgcccttattttatcacactaatatctgCAAAAACCTCAGCAAGTTTCCTGCTTTTTTAGCACTTTCAAACTCGCTACCACAACATTGAAATCTAAATTCTTGCCATTTAATCATGCTCATTTTAAttggatttgttttattttattgaaaacattaTTACCATTCACTTCAGAGGTGAATTTCAGTAATAAACTACATAAGCCAAAAAAAGaccattactttttcattgaccTGATAAGGAAGTTTATACATCTGTCAAATTACTATGCTGATAGTGCAAAACATGTCATGCAGCTTTTAATTCTGAAAAGAGATTGAACAAAATTTTACATCAATGTTTGTTCTTAGGTGTGGTGTTGCATTGGACACCTGGATGTTTCCTTTGGATGAGGAGATTTTCCCAAGAGTGAAGCAGCCTATCTTTTTTATTAATTCAGAGAAATTCCAGTGGATTGGGAATATTATCCGTATGAAGAAGCTGGACTCTGCCATCATTCCCAGAAAAATGATAACCATCAAGTCAGTAATCAATTTAAGTAATTTAAGTTAAAATATAATGATGACTAACTACTTTAAGACTATATTACTATGTTATTGAGCCATACTGTATACCTTGTTTTGATAGGGGAACAGTCCATCAGAGCTTCCCAGATTTCACATTTCTTACTGGTAACTGGATTGGAAAGCTCCTGAAACTGAAAGGAGAGCTGGATCCACATATAGCCTTGGATCTTTCCAACAAAGCAACTTTGGCTTTTCTTCAACGCCATTTAAGTAAGTAAACATGAAAGTgcggggggaaaaaaaacaaaattatctcATAAATTGTAAATTATACCACCAATTTTTTATTCTGACTGATGTTCCAATGTGTTGGTTAATTTTCTGTAATAGGCATTACTGTTTGGTGTCACTTTCAAAAATGGTCTCAAAGCTTAAGATTAACGAAACTGTCTACCATAGCAAAAGAACCAGTAAAACAAAGACACTAGTTAAACAAATCTGATGAcaaacaattttgtaaaaataatttgaataccCATGGAAAGTGACACTTTTCAACTAGTAACGGAGGCTTTGacatttttgaactagcaacagaTTTTTGCTGACAATTTTGAATT
The nucleotide sequence above comes from Myxocyprinus asiaticus isolate MX2 ecotype Aquarium Trade chromosome 25, UBuf_Myxa_2, whole genome shotgun sequence. Encoded proteins:
- the LOC127415720 gene encoding platelet-activating factor acetylhydrolase-like, with the translated sequence MSPVGRLVQLSLVKKIYERSKSTSGLTYRPKWNWLGVFAMGNSSGHNNTLSIPPGKGQHQVGCTDLMVGHTVQGTFFRLYYPCQSKENPELPDWVPCREYFNGLADFMKMNRALSERIFNYIFGSCKIPAAWNASFKPDGKYPVIIFSHGLGAFRTLYSAICVELASQGFIVVAVEHRDESASATYYFRENTEPGTKRRTSCDVSKPVSDHLEEEWMYYRSLKPGENEFPLRNKQVKQRADECIRALDILFDINSGKSVENVLQCDFDLSTMENSMDLCRIAVMGHSFGGATVIECLCKEVKFKCGVALDTWMFPLDEEIFPRVKQPIFFINSEKFQWIGNIIRMKKLDSAIIPRKMITIKGTVHQSFPDFTFLTGNWIGKLLKLKGELDPHIALDLSNKATLAFLQRHLNLERDFNQWDPLIDGKDDNLIPGTNIIIPQSSI